A DNA window from Oleomonas cavernae contains the following coding sequences:
- the pedF gene encoding cytochrome c-550 PedF produces MADDRRVARTLVFSAMTALAMAIGVGHAAYGHGDVTPQPIDTTGLEALGPEWRETNPYSGNARAIEIGASGYNQNCARCHGLQAKSGGIAPDLRLLDLGPDGDAWFVERMKHGAVRDGKVYMPVFDGILSQEGMWAIRSYLESVHED; encoded by the coding sequence ATGGCCGATGATCGGCGCGTCGCCCGCACCCTCGTTTTTTCCGCGATGACGGCTTTGGCCATGGCCATCGGCGTCGGCCATGCCGCCTATGGTCATGGTGATGTTACACCGCAACCAATCGACACCACCGGCCTCGAGGCCCTGGGGCCCGAGTGGCGCGAAACCAATCCCTACAGCGGCAACGCCCGCGCCATCGAGATCGGCGCCTCGGGCTACAACCAGAATTGCGCCCGCTGCCACGGCCTGCAAGCCAAGTCCGGCGGCATCGCCCCCGATCTTCGGCTGCTCGACCTCGGCCCCGACGGCGACGCCTGGTTCGTCGAGCGGATGAAGCATGGCGCGGTGCGCGACGGCAAGGTCTACATGCCGGTCTTCGACGGCATATTGAGCCAGGAAGGCATGTGGGCCATCCGCAGCTACCTCGAAAGCGTACATGAGGATTGA
- a CDS encoding substrate-binding periplasmic protein codes for MPSRRDLLGLAGALGAALALGGRGARADEDLVGTVNYDTIRARGVLRIPYYEDFAPYSTTTADGPAGIDIDIAREVAGRIGLRPRFYALVAGEKVDDDLRNGIWRGNLIDRSVGDLMFHIPYDRQIQINNDQVVLFAPYFEEGFAIAYSEQAMPGGFDPEADGDKRIGVEIDTLPDFYLTSANNGALRAAAVHFAKPVEALAALRDGAVDAVILQAAQVEAFAPRLAPQAIVRPFVMGGLFHSRWTVGCAIRESCRPLVYEVGDALAAMAADGSMAAIFAKAGVTWLAPAR; via the coding sequence ATGCCCAGCCGCCGGGACTTGCTGGGCCTTGCCGGTGCGCTGGGGGCCGCGCTTGCCCTGGGCGGGCGCGGCGCCCGGGCCGATGAAGACCTGGTCGGCACGGTCAACTACGACACGATCCGCGCGCGCGGGGTCTTGCGGATACCCTACTACGAGGATTTCGCGCCCTATTCGACGACCACCGCGGACGGGCCGGCCGGGATCGATATCGACATCGCCCGCGAGGTTGCCGGGCGCATCGGCCTGAGGCCACGCTTCTATGCCTTGGTGGCGGGCGAAAAGGTCGACGACGACCTGCGCAACGGGATCTGGCGCGGCAATCTGATCGATCGCAGCGTCGGCGATCTGATGTTCCACATTCCCTACGACCGGCAGATCCAGATCAACAACGACCAGGTGGTGCTGTTCGCGCCCTATTTCGAAGAGGGCTTTGCCATCGCCTACAGCGAGCAGGCAATGCCGGGCGGCTTCGACCCCGAGGCGGACGGCGACAAGCGGATCGGGGTGGAAATCGACACCCTGCCCGACTTCTACCTGACCAGCGCCAACAACGGGGCCTTGCGCGCCGCGGCCGTGCATTTCGCCAAGCCCGTGGAGGCGCTGGCCGCCCTGCGCGACGGGGCGGTGGATGCCGTCATCCTGCAAGCGGCCCAGGTCGAGGCCTTCGCGCCCAGGCTGGCACCGCAGGCGATCGTCAGGCCCTTCGTCATGGGCGGCCTGTTCCATTCGCGCTGGACCGTCGGCTGCGCCATCCGCGAGAGCTGCCGGCCCCTGGTCTACGAGGTCGGCGACGCACTGGCGGCGATGGCCGCCGACGGCAGCATGGCGGCGATCTTCGCCAAGGCCGGGGTGACCTGGCTGGCGCCGGCGCGATGA
- a CDS encoding PQQ-dependent methanol/ethanol family dehydrogenase, which yields MAMTINRSLAAVTLALATMGWAAAGLAKPVTDQEILNDATSTGDVLSYGMGPQAQRFSPLTALNRDTVKGLVPAWAFSFGGEKQRGQESQPLVADGVMYVTGSYSRLWAVDARTGKELWEYNHRLPDGIMPCCDVVNRGAAIHGDKVYFGTLDAKIVALNKETGKVVWSKALEDYKAGYAITSAPLVVDGLIISGIGGGEFGVVGKVYALDAETGEMKWIRPVIEGNVGTLDGKPSTMTGTKNASWQGDQWQTGGGGTWLGGTYDPGTGLLYFGSGNPAPWNSHLRPGDNLYSSSRLAIDPKTGEIKWSYQTTPHDGWDFDGVNEAIPFDLKGADGKVVQAVATADRNGFFFVLDRTNGKFISANPFVSRHDWATGFDDKGRPIYNPDFRPGNPADGGGADGKGKSVFAAPSFLGGKNWMPMAYSQKTGLFYIPSNEWGMDIWNEPITYKKGAAYLGAGFTIKPLYEDHIGALRAMDPATGKIKWEYKNRAPLWGGVMTTAGGLVFFGTPEGYLKALDDETGKELWSFNTGSGVVGSPITWEMDGEQYVAVVSGWGGAVPLWGGDVADYVKSFNQGGMMWVFKLPKKA from the coding sequence ATGGCAATGACGATCAATCGGTCGCTTGCGGCGGTGACGCTCGCACTCGCGACCATGGGCTGGGCCGCTGCAGGTCTGGCCAAACCGGTGACGGATCAGGAAATTCTGAACGACGCCACCAGCACGGGCGACGTGCTGAGCTACGGCATGGGGCCTCAGGCCCAGCGCTTCAGCCCGCTGACCGCGCTCAACCGCGATACGGTGAAGGGCCTGGTCCCGGCCTGGGCCTTCTCCTTCGGCGGCGAGAAGCAGCGCGGCCAGGAAAGCCAGCCGCTGGTGGCCGACGGCGTGATGTACGTCACCGGCTCGTACAGCCGTCTGTGGGCGGTCGACGCCCGCACCGGCAAGGAGCTGTGGGAATATAACCATCGCCTGCCCGACGGCATCATGCCGTGCTGCGACGTGGTCAACCGCGGCGCCGCGATCCACGGCGACAAGGTCTATTTCGGCACGCTGGATGCCAAAATCGTCGCCTTGAACAAGGAAACCGGCAAGGTGGTCTGGTCCAAGGCGCTCGAGGACTACAAGGCCGGCTATGCCATCACCAGCGCGCCGCTGGTGGTCGATGGCCTGATCATCTCCGGCATCGGCGGCGGCGAGTTCGGCGTCGTCGGCAAGGTCTATGCGCTCGACGCCGAGACCGGCGAGATGAAGTGGATCCGCCCGGTGATCGAGGGCAATGTCGGCACGCTGGACGGCAAGCCGTCGACCATGACCGGTACCAAGAACGCGAGCTGGCAAGGCGACCAGTGGCAGACCGGCGGCGGCGGCACTTGGCTGGGCGGCACCTATGATCCGGGTACGGGCCTGCTCTACTTCGGTTCGGGCAACCCGGCACCGTGGAATTCCCACCTGCGCCCGGGCGACAACCTCTACTCCTCGTCGCGCCTGGCGATCGACCCCAAGACCGGCGAGATCAAGTGGTCCTACCAGACCACCCCGCACGACGGCTGGGATTTCGACGGCGTGAACGAGGCGATCCCCTTCGACCTGAAGGGGGCTGACGGCAAGGTTGTCCAGGCAGTCGCCACCGCCGACCGCAACGGCTTCTTCTTCGTGCTGGACCGCACCAACGGCAAGTTCATCAGCGCCAACCCCTTCGTGTCGCGCCACGACTGGGCGACCGGCTTCGACGACAAGGGCCGCCCGATCTACAACCCCGACTTCCGCCCGGGCAACCCGGCGGACGGCGGCGGTGCGGACGGCAAGGGCAAGTCGGTGTTCGCCGCCCCCTCGTTCCTGGGCGGCAAGAACTGGATGCCGATGGCCTACAGCCAGAAGACCGGCCTGTTCTACATCCCGTCCAATGAATGGGGCATGGATATCTGGAACGAGCCGATCACCTACAAGAAGGGCGCCGCCTACCTGGGCGCCGGCTTCACCATCAAGCCGCTCTACGAGGATCACATCGGCGCCCTGCGGGCGATGGACCCTGCCACCGGCAAGATCAAGTGGGAGTACAAGAACCGTGCGCCGCTGTGGGGCGGGGTCATGACCACCGCCGGGGGCCTGGTGTTCTTCGGTACCCCCGAGGGCTACCTCAAGGCCCTGGACGACGAAACCGGCAAGGAACTGTGGAGCTTCAACACCGGTTCGGGTGTGGTGGGGAGCCCGATCACCTGGGAAATGGACGGCGAGCAGTATGTCGCCGTGGTCTCGGGCTGGGGCGGCGCGGTGCCGCTGTGGGGCGGCGATGTCGCCGACTATGTGAAGAGCTTCAACCAGGGCGGCATGATGTGGGTGTTCAAACTGCCCAAGAAGGCCTGA
- a CDS encoding response regulator, whose amino-acid sequence MLKVLIADDHPLFREALRGAVMAVRADALVVEAANLAGVLELVEGDDDLDLALLDLRMPGMDGLAGLVTLRKVKPDLPVVIVTALADQDTVDRCMACGAAGYIPKSLDRDCIRAAVEQVLAGGIFTPDSAHVAASTRPVPKGRHQTEPFAKIGSLTPQQMRVLELMGKAA is encoded by the coding sequence ATGTTGAAGGTGCTGATCGCGGATGACCATCCGCTGTTTCGCGAGGCCTTGCGCGGCGCCGTCATGGCGGTGCGGGCCGATGCCCTGGTGGTCGAGGCGGCCAATCTGGCCGGGGTCCTCGAACTGGTCGAGGGAGACGACGACCTGGACCTTGCCCTGCTCGACCTGCGCATGCCCGGGATGGACGGCCTGGCCGGCCTCGTCACCCTGCGCAAGGTCAAGCCCGACCTGCCGGTGGTGATCGTTACGGCCCTGGCCGACCAGGATACCGTCGACCGCTGCATGGCCTGCGGCGCCGCCGGTTACATCCCGAAATCGCTGGACCGCGACTGCATCCGTGCCGCCGTCGAGCAGGTGCTGGCCGGCGGTATCTTCACCCCCGATTCAGCCCACGTCGCCGCCTCGACCCGCCCGGTTCCCAAAGGCCGCCACCAGACCGAGCCCTTCGCCAAGATCGGCAGCCTGACGCCGCAGCAGATGCGGGTCTTGGAACTGATGGGGAAGGCCGCCTGA
- a CDS encoding helix-turn-helix domain-containing protein yields the protein MKAHVSAVLHKLGVASRTQAVLALRRMKELQDTAL from the coding sequence GTGAAGGCACATGTCTCGGCCGTGCTGCACAAGCTGGGCGTCGCCAGCCGCACCCAGGCGGTCCTCGCCCTGCGCCGCATGAAGGAACTCCAGGACACCGCGCTCTGA
- a CDS encoding hybrid sensor histidine kinase/response regulator — translation MNAKSSNGAGRPPAVDLERQVAKLTEINRALMGRVERSLDFHGNAFTLFEAAIFLDRKVNDRTRELTEAMRSLEHTNNELNAAIIASHTAQNRLHDSINSMSEGFALFDRDDRLILFNQKFLDYWPALRDRVRAGITYHELLAQAFRHGEIAMAEGLTADWIKGRLAERANARRGQPARSIYALRDGRWVQMNDRLSAEGGIASVLTDITDLKRAEHEEREQALAERSAHLQATIESMSLGVAVFDQAGLLVHANERFWRLLDLPPVFAMPGTTWEEFCAYNRRRGAHALVLEGDRRTGTQDEREWMGRWYSLKRDQMPDGGFVCTFADVTERKQAEVALRDSERRIRLVTDAMPAMICYVDAGEVYRFTNRPYREAFGHGQDPVGLHVSQILAPVDYAARRPHMDQALSGRSTTFELNLPAGPGGARFGIATYVPHISDEGGVIGFFTLIQDITERRRSERLLAEANEMLERRVAERTATLVTLNDTLRKEIAERERVSNELKQAKLEAEQANLSKTKFLADASHDLLQPLNAARLFVSSLTDQALPAASAALTRKLDNSLTAVEELLGTLLDISKFDAGRVTIDEQVVGLSTILSGLVEEMMPVARAKGLELRAVPAALSVRTDPRLFRRILQNLLSNAIRYTPKGRILLGCRRTRHHVKVYVIDTGVGIPGDRMEEIFEEFRRLDQPDGTENGFGLGLAIVRRIARLLGHRIKVNSRFGRGSTFCVELPIATARPVEIAAAPPPAVAPVARLGTRVLVIDNEQAILDGMRSLLEGWSCEVSVARGAGDAMAAIARHTPDIILADYHLDRGETGIEVIAALRRRLGANLPAALLTADRSAELQRRLATMERCSLLYKPIKPAKLRALMTALLDS, via the coding sequence ATGAACGCCAAGAGTTCCAACGGGGCCGGCCGGCCGCCGGCCGTCGACCTCGAGCGCCAGGTCGCCAAGCTGACTGAAATCAACCGCGCCCTGATGGGCCGGGTGGAGCGCAGCCTGGATTTCCACGGCAATGCCTTCACCCTGTTCGAGGCCGCGATCTTTCTGGACCGCAAGGTCAACGACCGCACCCGCGAACTGACCGAGGCGATGCGTTCGCTCGAGCATACCAACAACGAGCTGAACGCCGCGATCATCGCCAGCCACACGGCGCAGAACCGGCTGCACGATTCGATCAACAGCATGTCCGAAGGCTTTGCCCTGTTCGACCGGGACGACCGCCTGATCCTGTTCAACCAGAAATTCCTCGACTATTGGCCGGCACTGCGTGACCGAGTGCGTGCCGGGATCACCTATCACGAGCTGCTGGCCCAGGCTTTCCGTCACGGCGAGATCGCGATGGCCGAGGGCTTGACCGCCGACTGGATCAAGGGCCGGCTGGCCGAACGGGCCAATGCCCGGCGCGGCCAGCCGGCGCGCAGCATCTATGCCCTGCGCGACGGGCGCTGGGTGCAGATGAACGACCGGCTTTCGGCCGAAGGCGGCATTGCCTCGGTCCTGACCGACATCACCGACCTGAAGCGGGCCGAGCACGAGGAGCGTGAACAGGCGCTGGCCGAGCGCTCCGCCCATTTGCAGGCCACCATCGAGAGCATGTCGCTGGGCGTCGCCGTGTTCGACCAGGCGGGCCTGCTGGTCCATGCCAACGAGCGGTTCTGGCGCCTGCTGGACCTGCCGCCGGTCTTTGCCATGCCCGGCACCACCTGGGAGGAATTCTGCGCCTACAACCGGCGCCGCGGCGCCCACGCCCTGGTCCTGGAGGGCGACCGCCGCACCGGCACCCAGGACGAGCGGGAATGGATGGGGCGCTGGTATTCGCTCAAGCGCGACCAGATGCCCGACGGCGGCTTCGTCTGCACCTTCGCCGATGTGACCGAACGCAAGCAGGCCGAGGTTGCCCTGCGTGACAGCGAGCGGCGCATCCGCCTGGTGACCGACGCCATGCCGGCGATGATCTGCTATGTCGATGCCGGCGAGGTCTACCGATTCACCAACCGACCCTACCGCGAGGCCTTCGGCCACGGCCAGGACCCGGTGGGCCTGCACGTGTCGCAGATCCTGGCGCCCGTCGACTATGCCGCGCGGCGCCCCCATATGGATCAGGCGCTGAGCGGCCGGTCCACCACCTTCGAGCTGAACCTGCCGGCCGGGCCGGGCGGCGCGCGCTTCGGCATCGCGACCTATGTCCCGCATATCTCGGACGAGGGCGGCGTCATCGGCTTCTTCACGCTGATCCAGGACATCACCGAGCGGCGGCGGTCGGAGCGCCTGCTGGCCGAGGCCAACGAAATGCTGGAACGCCGCGTGGCCGAGCGCACCGCGACTCTGGTAACCTTGAACGATACGCTGCGCAAGGAGATCGCCGAGCGTGAGCGCGTCTCCAACGAGCTCAAGCAGGCCAAGCTCGAGGCCGAACAGGCCAACCTGTCGAAGACCAAGTTCCTGGCCGACGCCAGCCATGACCTGTTGCAGCCGCTGAACGCCGCCCGGCTGTTCGTGTCGTCGCTGACCGACCAGGCACTGCCGGCGGCGAGTGCGGCCTTGACCCGCAAGCTGGACAATTCCCTGACCGCGGTCGAGGAGCTGCTGGGCACCCTGCTCGACATCTCGAAATTCGATGCGGGCCGGGTCACCATCGACGAGCAGGTGGTCGGCCTGTCGACGATCCTGAGCGGCCTGGTCGAAGAGATGATGCCGGTTGCGCGCGCCAAGGGGCTGGAGCTTCGGGCCGTGCCGGCGGCCTTGTCGGTGCGGACCGATCCGCGCCTGTTCCGCCGGATCCTGCAGAACCTCCTGTCGAATGCCATCCGTTACACGCCCAAGGGGCGCATCCTGCTGGGCTGCCGCCGCACCCGGCATCATGTGAAGGTCTATGTGATCGACACCGGCGTCGGCATACCGGGCGACCGGATGGAGGAAATCTTCGAGGAGTTCCGCCGCCTGGACCAGCCCGACGGGACCGAGAACGGCTTCGGCCTGGGGCTGGCGATCGTGCGCCGGATCGCCCGCCTGCTGGGTCATCGCATCAAGGTGAATTCCCGCTTCGGGCGCGGCTCCACCTTCTGTGTCGAGTTGCCGATCGCCACCGCCCGGCCGGTGGAGATCGCGGCAGCACCCCCGCCCGCGGTGGCACCGGTGGCACGCCTGGGCACCAGGGTCCTGGTGATCGACAACGAGCAGGCGATCCTCGACGGCATGCGCTCCCTGCTGGAGGGCTGGAGCTGCGAAGTCTCGGTCGCCCGCGGCGCCGGCGATGCCATGGCCGCGATCGCCCGGCATACCCCGGACATCATCCTGGCGGACTATCACCTCGACCGCGGCGAAACCGGCATCGAGGTGATCGCTGCCCTGCGCCGGCGGCTGGGCGCCAACCTGCCGGCCGCCCTGCTGACCGCCGACCGCAGCGCCGAACTGCAGCGCCGCCTCGCCACCATGGAACGCTGCTCGCTCCTCTACAAGCCGATCAAGCCGGCCAAGCTGCGCGCCCTGATGACCGCGCTGCTGGATAGTTAG
- the nosP gene encoding nitric oxide-sensing protein NosP has translation MMQASASAGLRPIRRATSDAASTEIAVSEILSQIGALPIALLLLFCSPSHDLSAVAAGLEEGIPGLCVAGCTTAGEITPFGYRTGTVTAIAFSAGHFTATPRLIERLSEFRFEDGHALVREMRRVHGEAGGAFALVISDGLSMSEEMLASILGDAFDEIPLVGGSAGDDLMFRETRVLLDGAVHRDAAIVTLISTDLPFQVFQTQHFVSSSEKMVVTRADPSLRLVTEINAEPAALEYARVIGLQVADLSPAVFAAHPLVVRAGGRDYVRSIQRVHDDGSLSFFCAIDEGIVLTVARSVDMIANLVDTFDSLKRSVGRIEAILGFDCVFRYLEMEQRQILGEVSRLLAENNVIGFSTYGEQFGMMHVNQTFTGIAFGRDARA, from the coding sequence ATGATGCAGGCGAGCGCTTCGGCAGGCTTACGACCGATCCGCCGGGCGACCAGCGACGCGGCTTCCACCGAGATCGCGGTCAGCGAAATCCTGTCCCAGATCGGTGCCCTGCCGATCGCGCTGCTGCTGCTGTTCTGCTCGCCCAGTCACGATTTGTCAGCGGTCGCCGCCGGCCTGGAGGAAGGGATTCCGGGCCTGTGCGTGGCCGGTTGCACCACCGCCGGCGAAATCACGCCCTTCGGCTACCGCACGGGAACGGTGACGGCGATCGCCTTTTCGGCCGGCCATTTCACCGCCACGCCGCGCCTGATCGAGCGCCTGTCCGAGTTTCGCTTCGAAGACGGCCACGCGCTGGTGCGCGAAATGCGCCGGGTCCATGGCGAGGCGGGCGGCGCCTTCGCCCTGGTGATCAGCGACGGGCTCTCGATGAGCGAGGAAATGCTGGCCTCGATCCTGGGCGATGCCTTCGACGAGATTCCCCTGGTCGGCGGCTCGGCCGGGGACGACCTGATGTTCCGCGAAACCCGGGTGCTGCTGGATGGGGCGGTGCATCGCGATGCCGCCATCGTCACCCTGATCAGCACCGACCTGCCGTTCCAGGTCTTCCAGACCCAGCATTTCGTGTCGTCCAGCGAGAAGATGGTGGTGACCAGGGCGGACCCGTCCCTGCGGCTGGTGACCGAAATCAATGCCGAGCCGGCGGCGCTTGAATATGCCCGGGTGATCGGCCTCCAAGTCGCCGACCTGTCGCCCGCGGTCTTCGCCGCCCACCCCCTGGTGGTGCGCGCCGGCGGGCGCGATTATGTCCGCTCGATCCAGCGGGTCCACGACGACGGCAGCCTGTCGTTCTTTTGCGCCATCGACGAGGGTATCGTGCTCACCGTCGCGCGCAGCGTCGACATGATCGCCAATCTGGTCGACACCTTCGACAGCCTGAAGCGCAGCGTCGGGCGGATCGAGGCGATCCTGGGCTTTGATTGCGTCTTCCGCTACCTCGAAATGGAACAGCGCCAGATCCTGGGCGAGGTATCGCGCCTGCTGGCCGAGAACAACGTCATCGGCTTTTCCACCTATGGCGAGCAGTTCGGTATGATGCACGTGAACCAGACCTTCACCGGCATCGCTTTCGGTCGGGATGCCCGCGCATGA
- a CDS encoding c-type cytochrome — protein sequence MSAVNRLLVTAALSFLPAAAWAEDTAAGEKVFKKCAACHSVAAGENKIGPTLFGIVGRPVASIEGYHYSDAMKAKGGAWTAEALDTYLTNPGKEVPGTKMSFMGLKKPEDRAAVIDYLRTLK from the coding sequence TTGTCCGCCGTCAACCGCCTGCTCGTCACCGCCGCCCTGTCGTTCCTGCCTGCCGCCGCGTGGGCAGAGGATACCGCCGCGGGCGAGAAGGTCTTCAAGAAATGCGCCGCCTGCCACAGCGTGGCCGCGGGCGAAAACAAGATCGGCCCCACGCTGTTCGGGATCGTCGGCCGCCCGGTCGCCTCGATCGAGGGCTACCACTACTCGGACGCGATGAAGGCCAAGGGCGGTGCCTGGACGGCCGAGGCGCTGGATACCTACCTGACCAACCCGGGCAAGGAAGTGCCGGGTACCAAGATGAGCTTCATGGGCCTGAAGAAGCCCGAGGATCGGGCCGCCGTGATCGACTATCTGCGGACCCTGAAATAG
- a CDS encoding ATP-binding cassette domain-containing protein — protein MGDLVSLTARRNPMPVLTVDRVAKRYGARDALAEVSLTVGRGEIVALLGPNGAGKTTLFRIIEGLVPADGGRVMAAGHDVSRAPAAALASLGIVFQEATLDLDLTVAENLAYYAALRGVPRRERAGAVETSLERLGLADRAASRARELSGGLRRRAELARALIGGPSLLLLDEPTDALDPASRRSLRAEVDRLRRLTGCGVLWATHLVDEVATADRVVILDRGAIVAEGIPAAIIAAHGGNSLTDAFLALTGAAAS, from the coding sequence GTGGGCGATCTCGTCTCGCTGACCGCGCGCCGCAACCCGATGCCCGTGCTGACGGTCGACCGGGTGGCAAAGCGCTACGGCGCGCGAGACGCCCTGGCAGAGGTCAGCCTGACCGTCGGGCGCGGCGAGATCGTGGCCCTGCTGGGGCCCAACGGCGCGGGCAAGACCACCCTGTTCCGCATCATCGAGGGCCTGGTGCCGGCCGATGGCGGCCGGGTCATGGCGGCCGGCCACGATGTCTCGCGCGCACCGGCCGCGGCGCTTGCCAGCCTGGGGATCGTGTTTCAGGAAGCGACCCTGGACCTCGACCTGACGGTCGCCGAGAACCTCGCCTACTATGCCGCCCTGCGCGGGGTGCCCCGCCGTGAGCGGGCCGGCGCGGTCGAGACCAGCCTGGAACGGCTGGGCCTCGCCGATCGTGCCGCGTCGCGGGCTCGGGAGTTGAGCGGCGGCCTGCGCCGGCGCGCAGAACTGGCGCGGGCCTTGATCGGCGGGCCGTCCCTGCTGCTGCTCGACGAGCCGACCGATGCGCTGGATCCCGCCAGCCGCCGGTCGCTGCGCGCGGAAGTCGATCGCCTGCGCCGCCTGACGGGTTGCGGTGTGCTGTGGGCCACGCACCTGGTGGACGAGGTGGCCACCGCCGACAGGGTGGTGATCCTCGACCGCGGCGCGATCGTGGCCGAGGGAATCCCGGCGGCGATCATCGCCGCTCACGGCGGCAACAGCCTGACCGACGCCTTCCTGGCCCTGACCGGCGCGGCGGCCTCATGA
- a CDS encoding ABC transporter permease, producing MSGIGHMMAAAGAIQRRELRRFVEQRSRLASALVRPLLWLMVFAAGFQNVFGVAIIPPYQSYVTYQIYVVPGLACMVLLFNGMQSSLSLVYDREMGMIRLLLTAPLPRWWLLLAKLLAGAALSLVQVYAFLGIAALAGVRLPALGYLTILPALGATALMLGAIGLLLSATIRQLENFAGAMNFVIFPMFFLSSALYPLWKIHEAAAAPVYYLCLANPFTYAVELVRFAAHGRLAPLALAVVLGTALAGFVLARLAYDPQRGILGRARPAGA from the coding sequence ATGAGCGGCATCGGCCACATGATGGCGGCGGCCGGCGCCATCCAGCGCCGCGAGTTGCGGCGCTTCGTCGAACAGCGCAGCCGCCTCGCCTCGGCCCTGGTCCGGCCCTTGCTGTGGCTGATGGTGTTCGCGGCCGGGTTCCAGAACGTCTTCGGCGTCGCGATCATCCCGCCCTATCAGAGTTATGTAACCTATCAGATCTATGTCGTGCCGGGGCTGGCGTGCATGGTGCTGCTGTTCAACGGCATGCAGTCGTCCCTGTCCCTGGTCTATGACCGCGAGATGGGCATGATCCGGCTGCTGCTGACGGCACCGCTGCCGCGCTGGTGGCTGCTCCTGGCGAAGCTGTTGGCCGGCGCGGCGCTGTCCCTGGTCCAGGTCTATGCCTTCCTGGGGATCGCCGCCCTGGCGGGCGTGCGCCTGCCGGCCCTGGGATACCTGACGATCCTGCCCGCCCTGGGCGCGACCGCGCTGATGCTGGGGGCGATCGGGCTGTTGCTGTCCGCGACCATCCGCCAGCTCGAGAATTTCGCCGGGGCGATGAACTTCGTCATTTTCCCGATGTTCTTCCTCTCCAGCGCCCTCTACCCGCTGTGGAAGATCCACGAGGCCGCCGCCGCGCCGGTCTATTACCTGTGCCTGGCCAACCCCTTCACCTACGCGGTCGAACTGGTGCGCTTCGCCGCCCATGGCAGGCTGGCGCCCCTGGCGCTGGCCGTGGTGCTGGGCACGGCGCTGGCCGGTTTCGTGCTGGCCCGCCTGGCCTATGATCCACAGCGGGGCATCCTGGGCCGGGCCAGGCCGGCGGGGGCCTGA
- a CDS encoding ABC transporter substrate-binding protein: MFRYLVALMLVVAGPAVAGPGIEIEIVHVTRDEPPATPFSFTEPVPQGEGLQGARLGLADDNAGGRFRGQAYRLREITIPRDAPVAGAPDLAQAIAGPGRLIVADVETADLEALLALPGADQALVFNARTTDDRLRRDGCRANLFHTMISRAMRADALAQYLVRQDWKRWFLVVGPGEADHALADAVRRSAARFGAEIVLEKPWTYEVGHRRTDSGVSNAREEIRPLTRADDYDVLIVADEADDFGEYLPYRTVLARPVAGTHGLVPVAWSRANEQWGATQLQRRFEKQAGRPMTARDYANWLALRAIAEAVTKAGSADAAGVRAALLDPGFAMAAFKGTPVSFRPWDRQMRQPVLLATPRVLVSVAPEDGFLHQVTPLDTLGDDAPETACPQNG; encoded by the coding sequence ATGTTCCGATATCTTGTGGCACTGATGCTCGTCGTGGCGGGGCCGGCCGTGGCCGGCCCCGGCATCGAGATCGAGATCGTCCATGTGACCCGCGACGAGCCGCCGGCCACGCCGTTTTCGTTCACGGAACCGGTGCCGCAAGGCGAAGGACTGCAGGGCGCCCGCCTGGGCCTGGCCGACGACAATGCCGGCGGCCGCTTCCGGGGGCAGGCCTATCGCCTGCGCGAGATCACCATTCCGCGCGACGCCCCCGTGGCCGGGGCGCCCGACCTTGCCCAGGCCATCGCCGGCCCGGGGCGCCTGATCGTCGCCGACGTCGAGACCGCCGATCTCGAGGCGTTACTGGCCCTGCCCGGTGCCGACCAGGCCCTGGTCTTCAACGCCCGCACCACCGACGACCGCCTGCGCCGCGATGGCTGCCGTGCCAATCTGTTCCACACCATGATCAGCCGGGCCATGCGGGCCGATGCCCTGGCCCAGTATCTGGTACGCCAGGACTGGAAGCGCTGGTTTCTGGTGGTGGGCCCCGGCGAGGCGGATCACGCCCTTGCCGATGCCGTCAGGCGCAGTGCTGCCCGTTTCGGTGCCGAGATCGTGCTCGAGAAGCCCTGGACCTACGAGGTCGGCCACCGCCGCACCGACAGCGGGGTGAGCAATGCGCGCGAGGAGATCCGCCCGCTGACCAGGGCCGACGACTACGATGTCCTGATCGTGGCCGACGAAGCCGATGACTTCGGCGAGTATCTGCCTTATCGGACGGTCCTGGCCCGCCCGGTCGCCGGCACCCACGGCCTGGTACCCGTCGCCTGGAGCAGGGCCAACGAGCAATGGGGCGCCACCCAGTTGCAGCGCCGCTTCGAGAAACAGGCCGGGCGGCCGATGACGGCGCGCGACTACGCCAACTGGCTGGCCCTGCGTGCCATTGCCGAGGCTGTCACCAAGGCCGGATCGGCCGACGCCGCCGGGGTCCGTGCCGCCCTGCTCGACCCGGGCTTTGCCATGGCGGCGTTCAAGGGGACACCAGTCTCGTTCCGCCCCTGGGATCGTCAGATGCGCCAGCCGGTTCTGCTGGCGACCCCTCGTGTCCTGGTGTCGGTCGCGCCCGAGGACGGCTTTCTCCATCAGGTGACACCACTCGACACGCTGGGCGACGATGCACCCGAGACCGCTTGCCCCCAAAACGGTTAG